GACTGTATCAGTAACTTCTATCCATGCAGAGGATTCATTAATAGAATAGCAGGCATAACAAAGTAGATTGCAGTCACCCTAATAATTTGATGGAGTCTTGAAACACTCTCAGTGGTGCAGTTGCCCCTACAAATAGAGACTTCAACCATGGTATTGCTCCAACAACAAATCCTGCGATCTGGAACAAACCAAGAGATGTTAGAAATCAAATCCTGTACAATGGACTAGTGCAAGAAGAAGTTATTCATGAGAACATTACTGCGCCGATGGTTGGTGGAGCCAACAACTCATCAACAATCTTGTGGAGAGTTTCTTTCATTTTGTGCCAGATGCTCACTCTTTTACCTTGTAGATTTCCACTGGATAGTAGTGGTAGTTCCTGAATGATAACACAATCAAGCTTTTCCCTGTAAGTATAAATGAGTTTGTCTGATTCCTTTTCTTCCTTGTCAGGCTTTGAAGGTTCTTGTGTTTTCATCAAAAGACAAAAAGGCCAAGAGAGAATCAAACTAAGGTTTCTAATGATGTTTCTAATTATTTGGACATTGTGATTGTGACTGACTTACAATTTGGTTTTCTGCCACTTCTATGGAAAGTAGTATGTTCTCCTGATTGGTAGACAACTCTTGATCATCTTCCTCGACAAGATTAGCTCCCTCATTAATACATGAACCATTTCTGTCTGCCTCTATGGATCCATTGCTTTGTGATTGGCTCCCATGATATGTTTGACCATCATTCCTTATGAGACTGTAGGCATATGTCCAAATGTAGAATCCTCCAAGCTGCAGGAAAAAGAATCACATCACTTCGTTTGAAATGAAGCAGAAATGCCTCTGAAAGTATATAATTTACCGCCATGGAGAAAGAAACATAGGAAAGTCCACGGGCACTGCAAATCTCCTGGTCACCAAAGGGATTGCCATTCTCTTCACAAACCGCAGGGATTATTATCAAGAGCAGATTGCCCAGGTTACCTGCAGTGAGACAGTATCATAGCTGATCAAACCCAAGTCCTGAAGCACATATGTGCATTTGCAAATCCTTGATATGGATGATTTACCTGCAGAAGAAGTAGCTATCACAAGGCCCTCGAGATGCCGTGGAGGCCCTAAGATCTTCACCACAATCCATCCGAGGACTCCTCCGACTAGGAAGGTGATCCCAATATTAATCGGCATAAACCACCTTCAGAAGACGTTGATTTAATCACTTGAAATTTAGTCAACCGGTTGGTGAGCACTACTAATCATTACTGAATTCACACTTATTTGATGAACCACAACCTACcaagatatgatttcttcgaACGTGACAGTCTTTGCTAGACTGGCAAACATTAGAGATGGGGTGAAGACAGAAAAGACAACCTGGCGAAACATGAAATTAATGGATCAAGGAAACCATTCTGA
This genomic stretch from Musa acuminata AAA Group cultivar baxijiao chromosome BXJ3-9, Cavendish_Baxijiao_AAA, whole genome shotgun sequence harbors:
- the LOC135584554 gene encoding protein PIN-LIKES 7-like; translated protein: MGFWSLFLVASEPIVQVLLIGLLGAYLASGYSNVLIPSARRDMNTVVFSVFTPSLMFASLAKTVTFEEIISWWFMPINIGITFLVGGVLGWIVVKILGPPRHLEGLVIATSSAGNLGNLLLIIIPAVCEENGNPFGDQEICSARGLSYVSFSMALGGFYIWTYAYSLIRNDGQTYHGSQSQSNGSIEADRNGSCINEGANLVEEDDQELSTNQENILLSIEVAENQIELPLLSSGNLQGKRVSIWHKMKETLHKIVDELLAPPTIGAIAGFVVGAIPWLKSLFVGATAPLRVFQDSIKLLGEGTVPCITLILGGNLTQGLRKSQIKPVVVFAILCIRFAILPAFGIAVVKAAYELGFVPYDPLYRYVLMIQFTVPPAMNIGTMAQLFDVGQEECSVILMWTYVVAAIALTIWSTIFMWILS